One genomic segment of Panicum virgatum strain AP13 chromosome 2N, P.virgatum_v5, whole genome shotgun sequence includes these proteins:
- the LOC120659764 gene encoding acyl carrier protein 1, mitochondrial-like, translating into MAAAALRPAILRRIRLSPSPPLPLAAAASHPHALARWLARPMSSHDAHLTREEVVDRVLDVLKSHPKVDPSKVTPEAHFEKDLGLDSLDTVEVVMAIEEEFKLEIPDKEADKIDSLPLAIEYVANHPMAG; encoded by the exons atggcggcggcggcgctccgtccGGCGATCCTCCGCCGCATCCgcctctccccctccccgccgctccccctcgccgccgcggcgtcccacCCGCACGCGCTGGCGCGGTGGCTAGCGCGGCCCATGTCCTCCCACGACGCGCACCTCACCCGCGAGGAGGTCGTCGACCGCGTCCTCGACGTCCTCAAGAGCCACCCCAAGGTGGATCCCTCCAAG GTGACTCCCGAGGCGCACTTCGAGAAGGATCTGGGGCTGGATAGCCTGGACACAGTCGAGGTGGTGATGGCCATCGAGGAGGAGTTCAAGCTCGAGATCCCGGACAAGGAGGCCGACAAGATCGACTCGCTCCCGCTCGCCATCGAGTACGTCGCCAACCACCCCATGGCCGGCTGA